The genomic interval AGGAGAAAAGAAATGAAATTGCCGGAATTGCGATTTAAATCATTTAAGGAAAAGCTCCTTTTCTGGGTTATAAGTCTTTCAACCATTGCTTTTCTTGTGCTGATAGGATTCTTTGTTTTGACCTCAGTGAGCAGAAATTTGAATCAGCTGGCTCAAACTAAAGATGATATTACCACTAATATTATCAGCAAAGGAAGGCTGCTGACCTTCGGTCACGCAATGTCCCTTGAGAATTCCATATCAGACTTTGCCTATGCTGATATCAGGCGGCTCGTATCATCTACAGTTGAATCTGAGGAGGACCTCAGGCGGGGTATTGTCACTGACAGCGAGCTTGGGGTCTTTGCCTATTATGTTGAGGGAAGTAGTCTTGAGGTATTTCAGCTTGAAGATGATCTTACAGTTTACCTGAGCAATAAAACTGAAATGTTTGACACTCTTTATTATTGTAAAGAGCTCGGGGAGGAGGTGTATGAGTTTTACTCTCCGGTATCACTGTATGGGGAGATCATAGGGCACTGCAGGTACGCCTACTCTGCAGCTCCGCTAAGAGTAGCGATAAAAGAGGCCCAGCGTAATGCCCGGGCAGAGCTTTATGGGATAGTGTTTGGCAGTCTTCTGATAGCGGCGTTGGTGATCCTTCTGTTTGTATTTATTATGTCAAGAGTAGCCGGGGATATGGTGAGACCTATCACTTCTCTGGTTTCTGCTGCAAAGGTTATAGCAAAAGGAGACTACTCACAGGAGGTTAAAGCATCCACGGAAGATGAGATCGGAGAGTTGGCTTCCAATTTCAACACAATGCGCCTGAGTGTGCAACAGAGAAATGAGACGATAAAACGTTTCCAGAGCAACCTTTTGGGTAATATCGATCAGGGATTATTGGTCGTAAAACTCGACATGTCAATTGCTGCGGAGTACTCACTTAAAACAAACGAGATACTTGAAACGAATGATGTCACCTCAGAGAGCATTTATACACTGCTAAGGCTTAATGATGAAAAATCCAGAAAAGCTTTTGACACATGGTTCAACACAGTCAAAAACCGAATGTCAAATCTCAAATGGAGTAAACTTGAGAAACTCTCACCAGTCCATGAGCTTGAGCTAAATGACATGAACGGTAATGCCAAATATGTTCGTGTATCCTATAAACCAGTGCTCAACTCAGGTGTACTGGAGGGAGTGATGCTGCTGGTATCGGACTGCACCCAAATCCGCAAGCAGGAGGAAGCGCTCCGGTTACAGCAGCTCCGACATGAAAATGAAATGCACATTGTCCTTGGTATCGCAAAATCAAAGCCCTCTGAGATTGATCAGGTAATAGATGATACAAAGGAGAGAATTAACCGTGTTGAGAATATATTGTGTCATTTAAATGATAAGGTTTGCATACAGCGCGACAACCATCCTGATCCAAACTTTGTCTTTGATATAGAAACAGATGTACTGGACACAATGTATCGCGAAATGCACACTGTCAAAGGAAATGGGGGAAGCTATGGTTTTGACCTCATCACTGAACTTGCCCATAATTTCGAGACGCTCATAAGTGATCTGAGGGAAAAAACCGAGATCAGGAGAGATCTGATCATCGATAAGATGTTTAGCCTTATTAAAGAGATAGAGAAAGAATTTGTCGAAGTTAACAAACTCTACGACATGCTTAACAAAAATGACACCTCGGTGATAAACGTTCCTACAAGGATACATCATACACTGAAAGAAGTGGTCGCATCAGCAGTGGTGCAGTATCCTCAACAAAAAACATACTCTGTACTGAAGGAGCTGGTCGAGAAGATGACCTGGGCAAGACTTGATGATCTTGTTTCTCCCTTCAGGAAAGCTTTGCTGCGGGCTGCAGAGAAGGTGGATAAGACGGTTACTTTTGAGGTCATGGATCCCGATGAGCTCTACCCCGCAGAGCTGTTCAGTAAGGTAACCAAATCACTTGGCCATATCATCAGAAACTCTGTTGATCACGGCGTAGAAACAGATGAATTCAGGCAAGAGAGTGGAAAAGGGTCAGGAGTGGTGAGTTTCAGTGTGGATTACTCTTCAGAAGAAACTGTTGTAAGAATAAGTGATAATGGTAAA from Chitinispirillum alkaliphilum carries:
- a CDS encoding Signal transduction histidine kinase CheA; this encodes MKLPELRFKSFKEKLLFWVISLSTIAFLVLIGFFVLTSVSRNLNQLAQTKDDITTNIISKGRLLTFGHAMSLENSISDFAYADIRRLVSSTVESEEDLRRGIVTDSELGVFAYYVEGSSLEVFQLEDDLTVYLSNKTEMFDTLYYCKELGEEVYEFYSPVSLYGEIIGHCRYAYSAAPLRVAIKEAQRNARAELYGIVFGSLLIAALVILLFVFIMSRVAGDMVRPITSLVSAAKVIAKGDYSQEVKASTEDEIGELASNFNTMRLSVQQRNETIKRFQSNLLGNIDQGLLVVKLDMSIAAEYSLKTNEILETNDVTSESIYTLLRLNDEKSRKAFDTWFNTVKNRMSNLKWSKLEKLSPVHELELNDMNGNAKYVRVSYKPVLNSGVLEGVMLLVSDCTQIRKQEEALRLQQLRHENEMHIVLGIAKSKPSEIDQVIDDTKERINRVENILCHLNDKVCIQRDNHPDPNFVFDIETDVLDTMYREMHTVKGNGGSYGFDLITELAHNFETLISDLREKTEIRRDLIIDKMFSLIKEIEKEFVEVNKLYDMLNKNDTSVINVPTRIHHTLKEVVASAVVQYPQQKTYSVLKELVEKMTWARLDDLVSPFRKALLRAAEKVDKTVTFEVMDPDELYPAELFSKVTKSLGHIIRNSVDHGVETDEFRQESGKGSGVVSFSVDYSSEETVVRISDNGKGIDPEQIIKKAVEKKIISSEEASLMSPEEILNIIFRPGFSTAQNVTDISGRGVGMDVVKSNLNEIGGSIRIESVLGEGTTFILVYPS